The uncultured Bacteroides sp. DNA segment AGAGAAAGGCGGTGAGTATGGGCGTAGTGCATAGAATCAGCGATACGTTGGAGGCTAGCGTTATTTCCAGTGCGTTGTTCTCTGCTATGAAGTAAAGTGAACCACCACACACTCCGGCGGCAAATAGCAAGGCTTCATCTCGCAGGTTGTTGGCCAATAAGCGTTTCGGACAGAAAAACCAGATGCTGACGTAAGCCAGGAGAAAGCGGTAGAGCAAAATTTCTGTGGGCGAGAGCCCGTGTTGCAATAATACTTTGGTTGAAACAAACGTAGTGCCCCAGATTGCTACCGTTACCAAGGCCATTATATGATACCAGAAGTTCTTCATGAATGTGCTTGCTTATCCATTTATTTTGCAAATATAGACATAAAAATACAAGGAAAAGTTATCTTTGCATTTAAATAAATGAATGTATGAGCATAGAACTAGGCAAATTTAATGTGCTGGAGGTTGTGAAGACCGTAGATTTTGGAGTGTATCTTGACGGCGAGCAGGAAGGCGAGATATTATTACCCACCCGTTATGTTCCCGATAATTGTCAGATTGGTGACTTTCTGAATGTTTTTCTATACCTCGACAATGAGGAGAGGCTGATTGCTACAACTTTGACTCCATTGGTGCAGGTAGGTGAATTTGCTTGTCTGGAAGTGGCGTGGGTAAATCAGTTTGGTGCTTTCCTTAACTGGGGTCTGATGAAAGACCTTTTTGTTCCTTTCAGTGAGCAAAAGATGAAGATGCTAGTGGGCAATAAGTATGTGATACATGCTCATGTTGACGAGGAGAGCTATCGCATTGTAGCATCGGCCAAGGTCGAACGTTACTTTTCTAAAGAAGAACCTACTTATGAGCCCGATGATGAGGTGAATATTCTCATCTGGCAGAAAACAGACTTGGGTTTCAAAGCGATTATAGATAATAAGTTTGGCGGATTGCTGTATGACAGTGAAATTTTTCAGCCTTTACATACCGGTATGACCCTGAAAGCTTATGTAAAACAGGTACGCGAGGATGAAAAGATTGATCTTGTGCTTCAGAAGCCGGGCTTTGAGAAGATAGATGATTTCGCCAAAAGTTTGCTGCAATATATTCAAACGCATGGCGGTAGTGTAGCTGTTAATGATAAAAGCCCTGCCGAAGAAATTTATGATATTTTTCAGGTGAGTAAGAAGACTTTTAAAAAAGCGGTAGGCGATCTATATAGAAGGCGTCTTATTAAACTTACTGATGGTGGCATTGAACTCGTGGTTGCGTGAATATAATACAATAACTAAGATGAAGAAATTATCTA contains these protein-coding regions:
- a CDS encoding S1-like domain-containing RNA-binding protein; translation: MSIELGKFNVLEVVKTVDFGVYLDGEQEGEILLPTRYVPDNCQIGDFLNVFLYLDNEERLIATTLTPLVQVGEFACLEVAWVNQFGAFLNWGLMKDLFVPFSEQKMKMLVGNKYVIHAHVDEESYRIVASAKVERYFSKEEPTYEPDDEVNILIWQKTDLGFKAIIDNKFGGLLYDSEIFQPLHTGMTLKAYVKQVREDEKIDLVLQKPGFEKIDDFAKSLLQYIQTHGGSVAVNDKSPAEEIYDIFQVSKKTFKKAVGDLYRRRLIKLTDGGIELVVA